Proteins encoded together in one Quercus lobata isolate SW786 chromosome 3, ValleyOak3.0 Primary Assembly, whole genome shotgun sequence window:
- the LOC115982458 gene encoding beta-xylosidase/alpha-L-arabinofuranosidase 1-like, whose translation MPKILSFLLCLSFTITSFVICIDEKEKVLKISTDAATPTGSDFTYICDPVRYAKLKLDIKSFAFCDSKLPYNVRAKDLVDQMTLAEKIAQLGNNADGVARLGLPKYEWWSEALHGLSNVGPGTVFDNLVPHATSFPTVILTAASFNEKRWREIGHVVSTEARAMYNLGRSGLTFWSPTINVARDPRWGRITETPGEDPFVVGTYASNYVRGLQDVAGTEHYKDLNTRPLKVAACCKHFPAYDIDNWHGVHRFHFDARVIEQDLEESFLRPFEMCVKDGDASSVMCSFNRVNGIPSCADPKLLRETLRQEWNLHGYIVADCDSVEVMVTGHKFLNDSNEDVVAQTLKAGLDLDCEAYYPKYLGNAVNQGKVRESNIDEALQNLYIVLLRAGYFDGLPAYKALGENDICTNRSIELATQVAREGITLLKNDGPTLPLNTATFKTLAVVGPHANSTVAMIGNYAFDPKNPGSPCHDLNCRDLHTAMI comes from the exons ATGCCTAAAATTCTtagttttcttctttgtctctctttcaCTATAACTTCCTTTGTCATTTGTAtagatgagaaagaaaaagtctTAAAAATTAGTACTGATGCAGCCACCCCAACTGGCAGTGACTTCACTTATATATGTGATCCTGTCAGATATGCCAAACTCAAACTGGACATTAAAAGTTTCGCCTTTTGTGACTCGAAGCTTCCCTACAATGTTAGGGCCAAAGATTTGGTGGATCAAATGACACTAGCTGAAAAGATAGCACAGCTAGGAAATAATGCTGATGGAGTGGCTAGATTAGGGCTGCCAAAGTACGAGTGGTGGTCTGAGGCGCTGCATGGTCTGTCCAATGTTGGTCCAGGAACCGTCTTTGATAATCTAGTTCCTCATGCAACCAGCTTTCCCACTGTCATACTCACAGCAGCTTCATTCAACGAGAAACGCTGGAGAGAAATTGGTCAT GTTGTTTCAACAGAAGCACGAGCAATGTACAATCTTGGGCGATCTGGATTAACGTTTTGGAGCCCAACCATCAACGTTGCAAGAGATCCTAGATGGGGAAGAATCACTGAGACACCTGGTGAAGATCCTTTCGTTGTTGGCACATATGCCTCTAATTACGTGAGAGGTTTACAGGATGTTGCAGGGACAGAGCACTATAAAGATTTGAATACTAGACCACTCAAAGTTGCCGCATGTTGCAAGCATTTTCCTGCATATGACATTGACAATTGGCATGGAGTTCATCGCTTCCATTTTGATGCTAGG GTGATAGAGCAAGATTTGGAAGAGTCATTCCTGCGGCCATTTGAAATGTGTGTTAAAGATGGTGATGCTAGCAGTGTTATGTGTTCTTTTAACCGTGTTAATGGAATACCATCTTGTGCTGATCCAAAGCTTTTGAGAGAGACCCTTAGACAAGAATGGAATCTTCATGG CTATATAGTTGCTGATTGTGATTCCGTTGAAGTAATGGTAACGGGTCACAAATTTCTTAACGACTCAAATGAGGACGTTGTTGCACAAACACTAAAAGCAG GATTGGATTTGGACTGCGAAGCCTATTACCCCAAGTACCTCGGAAATGCAGTGAACCAAGGGAAGGTTAGAGAGTCAAATATAGACGAGGCACTACAAAACCTTTATATTGTGCTTTTGAGAGCAGGGTACTTTGATGGACTGCCTGCATACAAAGCTCTTGGTGAAAACGACATATGCACCAACAGAAGCATTGAGTTAGCCACTCAAGTAGCAAGAGAAGGAATTACTCTTCTGAAAAATGATGGACCAACTTTGCCTTTAAACACTGCCACGTTCAAAACTCTAGCAGTTGTTGGACCACATGCCAATTCTACCGTTGCGATGATTGGAAATTATGCATTTGACCCAAAAAATCCTGGTAGTCCATGCCATGATCTAAATTGCAGAGATTTACACACTGCCATGATCTAA
- the LOC115982477 gene encoding beta-xylosidase/alpha-L-arabinofuranosidase 1-like: protein MPKILSFLLCLSFTITSFVICIDEKEKVLKISTDAATPTGSDFTYICDPARYAKLKLDMKSFAFCDSKLPYNVRAKDLVDQMTLAEKIAQLGNNADGVARLGLPKYEWWSEALHGLSNVGPGTVFDNLVPHATSFPTVILTAASFNEKRWREIGHVVSTEARAMYNLGRSGLTFWSPTINVARDPRWGRITETPGEDPFVVGTYASNYVRGLQDVAGTEHYKDLNTRPLKVAACCKHFPAYDIDNWHGVHRFHFDARVIEQDLEESFLRPFEMCVKDGDASSVMCSFNRVNGIPSCADPKLLRETLRQEWNLHGYIVADCDSVEVMVTGHKFLNDSNEDVVAQTLKAGLDLDCEAYYPKYLGNAVNQGKVRESNIDEALQNLYIVLLRAGYFDGLPAYKALGENDICTNRSIELATQVAREGITLLKNDGPTLPLNTATFKTLAVVGPHANSTVAMIGNYAFDPKNPGSPCHDLNCRDLHTAMI, encoded by the exons ATGCCTAAAATTCTtagttttcttctttgtctctctttcaCTATAACTTCCTTTGTCATTTGTAtagatgagaaagaaaaagtctTAAAAATTAGTACTGATGCAGCCACCCCAACTGGCAGTGACTTCACTTATATATGTGATCCTGCCAGATATGCCAAACTCAAACTGGACATGAAAAGTTTCGCCTTTTGTGACTCGAAGCTTCCCTACAATGTTAGGGCCAAAGATTTGGTGGATCAAATGACACTAGCTGAAAAGATAGCACAGCTAGGAAATAATGCTGATGGAGTGGCTAGATTAGGGCTGCCAAAGTACGAGTGGTGGTCTGAGGCGCTGCATGGTCTGTCCAATGTTGGTCCAGGAACCGTCTTTGATAATCTAGTTCCTCATGCAACCAGCTTTCCCACTGTCATACTCACAGCAGCTTCATTCAACGAGAAACGCTGGAGAGAAATTGGTCAT GTTGTTTCAACAGAAGCACGAGCAATGTACAATCTTGGGCGATCTGGATTAACGTTTTGGAGCCCAACCATCAACGTTGCAAGAGATCCTAGATGGGGAAGAATCACTGAGACACCTGGTGAAGATCCTTTCGTTGTTGGCACATATGCCTCTAATTACGTGAGAGGTTTACAGGATGTTGCAGGGACAGAGCACTATAAAGATTTGAATACTAGACCACTCAAAGTTGCCGCATGTTGCAAGCATTTTCCTGCATATGACATTGACAATTGGCATGGAGTTCATCGCTTCCATTTTGATGCTAGG GTGATAGAGCAAGATTTGGAAGAGTCATTCCTGCGGCCATTTGAAATGTGTGTTAAAGATGGTGATGCTAGCAGTGTTATGTGTTCTTTTAACCGTGTTAATGGAATACCATCTTGTGCTGATCCAAAGCTTTTGAGAGAGACCCTTAGACAAGAATGGAATCTTCATGG CTATATAGTTGCTGATTGTGATTCCGTTGAAGTAATGGTAACGGGTCACAAATTTCTTAACGACTCAAATGAGGACGTTGTTGCACAAACACTAAAAGCAG GATTGGATTTGGACTGCGAAGCCTATTACCCCAAGTACCTCGGAAATGCAGTGAACCAAGGGAAGGTTAGAGAGTCAAATATAGACGAGGCACTACAAAACCTTTATATTGTGCTTTTGAGAGCAGGGTACTTTGATGGACTGCCTGCATACAAAGCTCTTGGTGAAAACGACATATGCACCAACAGAAGCATTGAGTTAGCCACTCAAGTAGCAAGAGAAGGAATTACTCTTCTGAAAAATGATGGACCAACTTTGCCTTTAAACACTGCCACGTTCAAAACTCTAGCAGTTGTTGGACCACATGCCAATTCTACCGTTGCGATGATTGGAAATTATGCATTTGACCCAAAAAATCCTGGTAGTCCATGCCATGATCTAAATTGCAGAGATTTACACACTGCCATGATCTAA
- the LOC115982499 gene encoding beta-xylosidase/alpha-L-arabinofuranosidase 1-like, which translates to MPKILSFLLCLSFTITSFVICIDEKEKVLKISTDAATPTGSDFTYICDPVRYAKLKLDIKSFAFCDSKLPYNVRAKDLVDQMTLAEKIAQLGNNADGVARLGLPKYEWWSEALHGLSNVGPGTVFDNLVPHATSFPTVILTAASFNEKRWREIGHVDVSYRKYSVHNAI; encoded by the coding sequence ATGCCTAAAATTCTtagttttcttctttgtctctctttcaCTATAACTTCCTTTGTCATTTGTAtagatgagaaagaaaaagtctTAAAAATTAGTACTGATGCAGCCACCCCAACTGGCAGTGACTTCACTTATATATGTGATCCTGTCAGATATGCCAAACTCAAACTGGACATTAAAAGTTTCGCCTTTTGTGACTCGAAGCTTCCCTACAATGTTAGGGCCAAAGATTTGGTGGATCAAATGACACTAGCTGAAAAGATAGCACAGCTAGGAAATAATGCTGATGGAGTGGCTAGATTAGGGCTGCCAAAGTACGAGTGGTGGTCTGAGGCGCTGCATGGTCTGTCCAATGTTGGTCCAGGAACCGTCTTTGATAATCTAGTTCCTCATGCAACCAGCTTTCCCACTGTCATACTCACAGCAGCTTCATTCAACGAGAAACGCTGGAGAGAAATTGGTCATGTGGATGTCTCTTATCGTAAATATAGTGTACACAAtgctatttaa
- the LOC115982498 gene encoding probable beta-D-xylosidase 5, whose product MYNLGRSGLTFWSPTINVARDPRWGRITETPGEDPFVLGTYASNYVRGLQDVAGTEHYKDLNTRPLKVAACCKHFPAYDIDNWHGVHRFHFDARVIEQDLEESFLRPFEMCVKDGDASSVMCSFNRVNGIPSCADPKLLRETLRQEWNLHGYIVADCDSVEVMVTGHKFLNDSNEDVVAQTLKAGLDLDCEAYYPKYLGNAVNQGKVRESNIDEALQNLYIVLLRAGYFDGLPAYKALGENDICTNRSIELATQVAREGITLLKNDGPTLPLNTATFKTLAVVGPHANSTVAMIGNYAFDPKNPGSPCHDLNCRDLHTAMI is encoded by the exons ATGTACAATCTTGGGCGATCTGGATTAACGTTTTGGAGCCCAACCATCAACGTTGCAAGAGATCCTAGATGGGGAAGAATCACTGAGACACCTGGTGAAGATCCTTTCGTTCTTGGCACATATGCCTCGAATTACGTGAGAGGTTTACAGGATGTTGCAGGGACAGAGCACTATAAAGATTTGAATACTAGACCACTCAAAGTTGCCGCATGTTGCAAGCATTTTCCTGCATATGACATTGACAATTGGCATGGAGTTCATCGCTTCCATTTTGATGCTAGG GTGATAGAGCAAGATTTGGAAGAGTCATTCCTGCGGCCATTTGAAATGTGTGTTAAAGATGGTGATGCTAGCAGTGTTATGTGTTCTTTTAACCGTGTTAATGGAATACCATCTTGTGCTGATCCAAAGCTTTTGAGAGAGACCCTTAGACAAGAATGGAATCTTCATGG CTATATAGTTGCTGATTGTGATTCCGTTGAAGTAATGGTAACGGGTCACAAATTTCTTAACGACTCAAATGAGGACGTTGTTGCACAAACACTAAAAGCAG GATTGGATTTGGACTGCGAAGCCTATTACCCCAAGTACCTCGGAAATGCAGTGAACCAAGGGAAGGTTAGAGAGTCAAATATAGACGAGGCACTACAAAACCTTTATATTGTGCTTTTGAGAGCAGGGTACTTTGATGGACTGCCTGCATACAAAGCTCTTGGTGAAAACGACATATGCACCAACAGAAGCATTGAGTTAGCCACTCAAGTAGCAAGAGAAGGAATTACTCTTCTGAAAAATGATGGACCAACTTTGCCTTTAAACACTGCCACGTTCAAAACTCTAGCAGTTGTTGGACCACATGCCAATTCTACCGTTGCGATGATTGGAAATTATGCATTTGACCCAAAAAATCCTGGTAGTCCATGCCATGATCTAAATTGCAGAGATTTACACACTGCCATGATCTAA